In Glycine max cultivar Williams 82 chromosome 7, Glycine_max_v4.0, whole genome shotgun sequence, a single window of DNA contains:
- the LOC102668299 gene encoding uncharacterized protein codes for MNANLLRNLSFHARRLRFSPTPTVTAPTCFSSRSHAPDKPHSLVEDISDEELKRRVAKLQEGDAEAIPSVFEAILQRYLAGKPIEADQELMRGILGKWTLSEDEEDESDSHWEEIDDTDNEDGV; via the exons ATGAATGCAAACCTTCTCAGAAACTTGTCCTTCCACGCGCGCCGTCTTCGCTTCTCTCCCACTCCTACAGTTACAGCACCCACCTGCTTCTCTTCTCGCTCCCATGCCCCAGACAAACCCCACTCCCTCGTTGAAGACATTAGCGACGAAG AGTTGAAGAGGCGTGTGGCAAAGCTTCAAGAGGGTGATGCTGAGGCAATTCCTTCTGTGTTTGAGGCTATATTGCAGAGGTATTTAGCAGGGAAGCCTATAGAAGCTGACCAGGAGTTGATGAGGGGAATTCTAGGGAAGTGGACATTGTCCGAAGATGAAGAGGATGAGTCCGATTCTCATTGGGAAGAAATAGATGACACTGATAATGAAGATGGAGTTTGA